In Rutidosis leptorrhynchoides isolate AG116_Rl617_1_P2 chromosome 2, CSIRO_AGI_Rlap_v1, whole genome shotgun sequence, one genomic interval encodes:
- the LOC139888132 gene encoding uncharacterized mitochondrial protein AtMg00820-like: MPPPPTRSIVTRRMHGIFKPKHQFNLLNTTSLSPIPTTPKEAISDPNWNKAMTEKYQALMENKTWILVPRNNDMKIIRSMWIFRHKFRSDGSLERYKARLVGDGRTQTVGIDCNETFSPVVKPATIRAVLSIALSKSWLINQLDVKNAFYMAIFMRQFTCINRTGFETLTNPIMFAF, from the coding sequence ATGCCACCACCTCCTACTCGTTCCATTGTCACTCGTAGAATGCATGGCATCTTCAAACCAAAACATCAATTTAATCTCTTAAACACCACATCTCTATCTCCTATTCCAACCACTCCCAAAGAAGCCATCTCGGACCCTAATTGGAATAAAGCCATGACCGAAAAATATCAGGCACTCATGGAGAATAAGACTTGGATTCTTGTTCCTAGAAATAATGATATGAAAATTATTCGTAGTATGTGGATTTTCAGGCACAAATTTCGATCCGATGGTTCATTGGAACGTTACAAAGCTCGTTTAGTTGGTGATGGTCGTACGCAAACAGTTGGCATTGATTGTAACGAGACTTTTAGTCCCGTAGTTAAACCCGCTACCATCCGGGCTGTCTTAAGCATCGCTTTATCGAAATCATGGTTAATTAATCAACTTGATGTCAAAAATGCTTTTTACATGGCCATCTTCATGAGACAGTTTACATGCATCAACCGTACGGGTTTCGAGACCCTAACAAACCCGATCATGTTTGCCTTCTAA